The DNA region TTCAGGTTCTCGAAGGTCTTTGTCTGCTGATCGCTGACGCGCACGCTGTCGCCGGTATCGATCTGCGTCACGAAGCGGAAATTTGTAGTGAAGCCCTGGCAATAGCTGCCGTCGAATTCATAGACCATGCGGCCGTACATGGAGGCGATGCCGGAGCGGTCCGACGCGTCCTTCAATTCCAGATCGTAGACCGCGCGATGGGCGACGAGGCCGGTCGCGATCGCAGCACTTGCCGCAGGCGCAGCCGCCCATGCATGGGCGGAAAGGCCGGCGAGAAGCAGAGCGGCTAGACTCGATCGGAACATTCATTCACTCCTGTTGGACTCGGCCGCGATGTTATAAGAAAGCTTTCGGCCAAATCGAGGCTCGAAGCTGTCATATTAAAGATTCTAGTCTTGATGCATAATTTTTGAAACATTGACAACAAAAGCGGAGACGAAAATGTCCAATGAAATTGCTGCGCGCCTGAGCGAGATGGGGATAACCCTGCCTGAAGCTGCGGCACCTGCCGCAAACTACGTTCCGTATGTGATCAGCGGCAATCTTCTCTACATCTCCGGACAGCTGCCGCTCGAAGGGGGCAAGGTCGCGGTATCCGGCCATCTCGGCAAAACGGTCGACGTTGCGAGCGGCCAGCGTGGGGCCGAGCTCTGCGCCATCAACATCCTCGCCCAGGCCAAAGCTGCGCTCGGCGGCGACCTCGGCCGCATCCGGCGCGTCATCAAGCTGAACGGATTCGTCGCCTCGGCGCCCGACTTCATCGAGCAGCATCTCGTCATCAACGGCGCCTCGAACCTGATTGCCGGTGTGCTCGGCGAGGCCGGCAAACATGCGCGCGCCGCCGTCGGCATGGCCGCTCTGCCGCTCAACGCCGCCGTCGAGATCGACGCTATCATGGAAATCGCAGAATGACCAATGCGGACTGGATCAAGGACGTGCCGGTCGCCCATCGCGGCTATCATGACCTGAATAAGCTTGTCTGGGAAAATACGCTTTCGGCCTTCTCGCGCGCGGTCGAAGCCGGCTTTGCGATCGAATGCGACCTGCATTACGCCTCCGACGGCGTACCGATCATCTTTCATGACGAGGATCTTCAGCGTCTGTGCAATCTGAACGGCGACGTCCGCGAGCGCACCTCCAGGGAACTCGGGCTGATCGCCGTCGGCGGCACGGGCGACAAGGTGCCGACGCTCCGCCAGCTCCTAGACCTCGTCAAGGGCAAGGTGCCGCTGGTGCTGGAGCTGAAGGGCCGTGAGGCCGACGACGAGGGTTTTGCCGAATCCGTGCTCGAAGTACTCGAAGGCTATGAAGGCAAGGTGGCGCTGATGAGCTTCGACCATTGGCTGCTGCGCGATCTGAAGGCGCTTGATGCACCCTACCCGCTCGGATTGACGGCCGACGGCAATACGCCGGAGCAGTTCAGAACACATGCGCAGGCGATGGAGATCGGTTTGGATTTCATCTCCTATTATTATGGCGATCTGCCGAATGCCTTCATCACAGGCGAACGCGAAAAGGGCTTGCCTGTAATCACCTGGACGGTGCGTGACGAAGAGGCATGCCGGCGTACATTTCAAAACGCCGACCAGATGACCTTCGAAGGCTTCGATCCGCGCGAGGCCGTTTGATGCTCGCTTTTTGGCCAAGATCATGCGCAGACTGAGGTAGAGCCGAACCGTCCCCTCCCCACAGGCTTCGCATTTGCCCCATGACCGATGAACTATCCATTCGCGTAGAACGCTCCTTCACCGCGATTTCCCCGGAGAGCTGGTCCAGGCTTTCCGGGGCGTCGAAGACTTGCAGCACGCTTGCCTACAATCCCTTCGTCTCGCACGCTTTTTTATCGTCGCTGGAGGAATCCGGCTCGGCCGCCGCCGAAACCGGCTGGCTCGGCCATCACCTGCTGCTCGAAACCGATCGCGGCGAGCTGATCGGCGCCCTGCCCGGCTATCTCAAAAGCCACAGCCAAGGGGAATATGTCTTCGACCATGGCTGGGCCGACGCCTTCGAGCGGGCCGGCGGGCGCTATTATCCCAAGCTGCAGTGCTCGATCCCGTTCACGCCGGCGACGGGGCCGCGTCTTCTCGTCGCCGAAGGGCTGCAGCGATTGCCGATCCAGAGCGCGATCGCCGAAAGCCTGAAAGAGGTCGTGCGCCGGCTCGGTGTTTCCTCGGCCCATATTACCTTCGTCCCTGATGAAGAGATCGGCGTCTTCGAGATGGATGGCTATCTGCACCGCACCGACCAGCAGTTCCATTTCATCAATGACGGCTACGCCAATCACGACGAGTTTCTCGAAACGCTCGCTTCGCGCAAACGCAAAGCATTGCGCAAGGAGCGCCGCGCCGCGCTCGAGAACGGGATCAGCGTCGATTGGCTGACCGGCCGCGATCTGACGGAGCGGATCTGGGACCAGTTCTTCAAATTCTACATGGATACCGGCGGCCGCAAATGGGGCCGGCCCTATCTCACCCGCAAATTCTACTCGCTGATCGGCGAGCGCATGGCCGACGATATCTTGCTCGTCATGGCCAAGCGCGACGGGCGCTATATTGCCGGCGCGATCAATTTCATCGGCGGCGATACGCTCTACGGCCGTCACTGGGGCTGCATTGAGGACCACCCCTTCCTGCATTTCGAGGTCTGCTATCACCAGGCGATCGACTTCGCCCTGGCGAAAGGGTTGAAACGGGTCGAGGCCGGGGCGCAGGGCGAACATAAGCTCGCCCGCGGCTACCTGCCGGTGACGACGCACTCCGCTCATTATGTCGCTCATGCCGGACTGCGCCGCGCGATCGGCGATTATCTCGCGCGCGAGCGTGCCGATGTCGAACATATGAGCGAGGTGCTGGCCGAACACAGCCCCTTCCGCAAGGGTGAGCGTCAGCAGGAGGATTGACGCCGCCCCGCCGAGCGCGCTACCCGATCAATGGAACGTGAGGAGATTTCGCGATGACCAGCGCTTATGACGACAACAATATCTTCGCCAAGATCTTGCGCGGCGAAATTCCCTCGCACCGAATCTACGAGGACCAGCATACGCTCGCCTTCATGGATGTGATGCCGCAGGCGCCGGGCCACGTGCTCGTCGTTCCGAAGGCGCCTTCGCGCAATATCCTCGATGCCGATCCCGCCACCCTCGTCCATGCCATTACCGTCGTTCAAAAGGTCGCCCAGGCGGTTCAGGAAGTTTTCGACGCCGATGGCGTGTTCATCGCCCAGTTCAACGAACCGGCGGCTGGACAAACGGTGTTCCATCTGCATTTCCACATCATCCCCCGCCATGAGGGCGTGGCGCTCAAGCCGCATTCCGGCAAGATGGAAGACGGCGCGGTACTCGCCGCCAATGCCGAAAAAATCCGGGCGGCCCTGGCGTAACGCGGATCTCTGCCAACGAGGGAAACAAAAAAGGCCGCGGGTGACGCGGCCTTTTCCAATTCGGTGACGAGCCCTCACTTCTTGCGCGGAACCTTGGGAACCGTGCTTCCCTTCTTCGGTGCGTCGCGGACTTCGGGCTCGGCCTGCGGGACCGTCTTGGCGCGGGTCTTGCGGGCCGTCTTCGTCTTCAGCTCGCCATCATCCTCGTCGTCAGCTTCGGGATGCACGACCTCGGCCTCGGGTTTCGGCTTGATCGGCGCCGTATCCGGAATGGCTTCCAGCAGAATGCCGGGCTTGCCATCTTCCTTCGGGCCGACGGTGACGTTGACGACGCCGCCCTTCTTCAGCTTGCCGAAGAGGATTTCGTTGGCGAGCGGCTTCTTGATCGTGTCCTGGATCACCCGGGCCAGCGGGCGGGCGCCCATCTTCTCGTCGTAACCCTTTTCTGCAAGCCAGGCGATCGCATCCTCATGCAGGTCGAAGGTGACGTTCCTTTCGGAAAGCTGGGCCTCCAGCTGCATGATGAACTTCTGAACGACCTTGTGAATGACAGCCGTCGGCAGCGCCGCGAAGGGAATGATCGCGTCGAGACGGTTGCGGAATTCCGGCGTGAAGAGACGGGTCAGCGCCTCCTCGTCCTCGCCAGTGCGCTTGGACGAACCGAAGCCGATCGCCGCCTTGGCCATTTCGGAGGCGCCCGCATTCGTCGTCATGATCAGGATGACGTTGCGGAAGTCGATCTTCTTGCCATTATGGTCGGTCAGCGTGCCATGGTCCATGACCTGCAGCAGGATGTTGTAGATATCCGGATGCGCCTTCTCGATTTCGTCGAGCAGGACCACGCAATGCGGATGCTGGTCGACGCCATCGGTCAAGAGGCCACCCTGGTCGAAGCCGACATAGCCGGGAGGTGCGCCGAGCAGACGCGAGACCGTGTGCCGCTCCATATATTCCGACATGTCGAAGCGCAGGAGCTCGACGCCGAGCGACGCTGCCAGCTGCTTTGCCACCTCGGTCTTGCCGACGCCGGTCGGACCGGAGAAGACATAGGCGCCAATCGGCTTGTTCGGCTCGCGAAGGCCGGCACGCGCCAGCTTGATCGAGGTCGAAAGAGCTTCGATCGCGATGTCCTGTCCGTAGACCACCGAACGCAGTTCCTGCTCGAGATTGGCAAGCACCGCCTCGTCGTCCTTGGAGACAGTCTTCGGCGGAATGCGCGCCATCGTGGCGACGGTCGCTTCGATCTCCTTCTCGGTGATCAGCTTGCGGCGCTTTGACGGCGGCAGCAGCATTTGGGCCGCACCCGTTTCGTCGATCACGTCGATCGCCTTATCGGGCAACTTGCGGTCGGAGATGTAGCGGGCCGACAGTTCGACGGCCGACTTGATGGCGTCGTTCGAATAACGCAGATGATGATACTCTTCGAAATAGGGCTTCAGGCCCTTCATGATCTCGATCGCGTCATCGATCGACGGTTCGCTGACGTCGATCTTCTGGAAACGACGGACCAGCGCCCGGTCCTTCTCGAAGAACTGGCGATATTCCTTGTAGGTGGTCGAACCGATGCAGCGGATGGCGCCGGATGACAGCGCGGGCTTCAGCAAGTTCGATGCATCCATCGCCCCGCCTGAGGTGGCGCCGGCGCCGATCACCGTATGGATTTCGTCGATGAAGAGGACGGCGCCCGGATATTCTTCCAGCTCCTTGACGACCTGCTTCAGACGTTCCTCGAAGTCGCCACGGTAGCGTGTGCCGGCAAGCAGCGTGCCCATATCGAGCGAGAAGATCGTCGCATCGGCGAGCGCCTCGGGAACCTTCCCTTCGACGATGCGCTTGGCAAGACCTTCGGCTATCGCCGTCTTGCCGACGCCGGGATCACCGACATAGAGCGGGTTGTTCTTCGAACGACGGCACAGGATCTGGATGGTGCGGTTGACCTCGGCATGACGGCCGATCAGCGGATCGATCTTGCCGCCCTTGGCCTTCTCGTTGAGATTGACGCAGTAGGCCTTGAGCGCATCCTGCTGCTTTTTGGGACCGCCCTCTTCCTCGCCGCCGCGCGCCGTCGGCTTGCTCTCGGCCTCCTCCTCGGCGCCGCGCGGAGTGCGGGTCTCCGACGCGCCTGGCCGCTTGCCGATGCCGTGGGAGATGTAGTTGACGGCATCGTAGCGGGTCATCTCCTGTTCCTGCAGGAAATAGGCGGCATGGCTTTCGCGCTCGGCGAAGATCGCAACGAGCACGTTGGCGCCGGTCACTTCCTCGCGACCGGACGATTGCACATGGATGACGGCCCGCTGGATGACACGTTGGAAGCCGGAGGTCGGCTTCGAATCCTCGTCGTAACCCGTGATCAGATTGGACAGTTCGTTATCGACATATTCGACGAGCGTCTTGCGCAGCGCGTCGAGATCGACATTGCACGCGCCCATGACCGCGGCCGCATCGGCATCATCGATCAGTGCGAGCAGCAGATGCTCGAGCGTCGCATATTCATGATGCCGCTCGTTGGCAAAGGTCAGTGCCTGATGGAGCGCCTTCTCTAAGCTAGGCGAAAATGTTGGCACGTTGAGATCCTCACTTCTTTTCCATGACGCATTGCAGCGGATGCTGGTGCTGCCGGGCGAAGTCCATCACCTGGCTGACCTTCGTTTCCGCCACCTCGTATGTGAATATTCCGCACTCGCCGACGCCGTGATTGTGGACATGGAGCATGATGCGGGTGGCACTTTCACGGTCCTTCTGAAAAAAACGCTCCAGAATATGAATGACGAATTCCATTGGCGTATAATCGTCATTCAAAAGCAGCACGCGATAGAGGTTGGGCTTCTTGGTCTTCGGCTTGGTGCGCGTGATGACCGAGGTTCCGCGATTTCCGTTATCCCCGTTCCTTTCGCTGTCGTTCTGCATCCGGATCGGCTTTGCGATCATTGTCATTCATTCCTCGATCAATCCGGCGGAGCATGGGAGGGCGCTTTTCCCGCCGAATATCTGAAACACTAACTTAGTTCATAATAGGCCGATTTTAAGCCCCCTGTCAGACACTGCAATCAAGAAATGCCGGCATGCACGGGAAAGACCAAAAAAGTCCCCGGCCTGTCGAATGTGAAGGTTGCAGCGAAAGAGGAAACAAAAAGACCGGCCACAAATGTGTAGCCGGTCCTCGATTTTCAATATGCAGCGCAGGTTGCGCCGTTAAGATCAGTTCACGCAGCGGCAGGCGCAGCCGGCTGCGCCGACTTGGTGGTCTTGACGACGGCAGCGGCAATCGGAGCCTCGTAGGGCTTGTAGGCCGACTTGGCGAGGTCGGCGTACATTTCGCCGAGCTTGGTCGTTTCGGAGACGAAGCTCTCATAGGCAGATTTGACATAGCTGGTCTGCAGCTCGAAGACGGCCTCGAAGCTCTTGGCGCCGGCGAGGGTTTCGAAGTGCGTCACCGCATCCTGAAAGGATTTCTTCGAATATTCAGCGGCTTCGGCAGCGATCGCCTGAAAGCCCTTGGCCGTGTCGGAATAAGTTCTCAGCGCCGTGTCGACGGCTTCCTTGCTCTTCCTGTTTGCATCGTCAAAGTTGAACATGAGCCATCCTCCGTTTGGGCTGTTAGTGCCGTCAGGGTAGCTGCAACGCACAAATAGTCAAGTAGTCTTGTGCGACGCAAAACATCTATAGGTTGCACTACGGAGACAAAACAAAGCAAGCGCGCCGGTGAACGTACGTCTTTAACGGTTTTTGCTAATATATAGCACAATGCTACAACCATGCGTTTTAAAGAAATTTTGATTCGACAGCAAAAAAACAAAAAAAATGACCGGGCGGATGGCGCCGCCCGGTCCACTTCAAGCTCTCACGCGCGATTAAAGATCGACGTCGAGGATCGCCATCGAAAAGTTGTAAGAGCGGTCGCCATCTTCGTCATCGACATAGACGACGCCCAGAAATTCTTCGCCCAGATAGACTTCCGCAGAATCATTCTTGCGCGGACGCGCCTTGACGACGATCTGCGGGTTGAGCGTACGTTTGAAGTAGGCGTCGAGCTTCTTGATTTCTTCTGGCTTCACTCTGTCATCTCCGTAAGCGGTCTTGCTTGGCCGCTTCTTGCACACGAAAAGCAGCGGTGTAAAGGCAAGGTTGCCACTTGGCGACGACTGTCCCCGCCCGGTGCCCGCCGACCTTCCCTCATCCCTTTATCTAGCGCTCAGATATCGGCGCCAATCACCTGATCCATATTGCGCGACGGCTCGGAACAACCGGCCTCGCCGACGACCTTGGCCGGAACGCCTGCGACCGTCTTCTTCGGCGGCACTGCTTTCAGCACCACGGAACCTGCGGCAACGCGCGAGCAGTAACCGATCTCGATATTGCCGAGGATCTTCGCGCCGGCGCCGATCATGACGCCGCTGCCGATCTTTGGGTGGCGATCGGCGCCCTCCTTGCCGGTGCCGCCGAGCGTCACACCATGCAGGATCGAAACATTGTCGCCGATGACGGCCGTCTCGCCGACGACGAGGCCGGTGGCGTGGTCAAGGAAGATGCCTTTGCCGATACGCGCGGCCGGATTGATGTCGGTCTGGAAGACGCTGGAGGAACGGCTCTGCAGATAGAGCGCAAAATCACGCCGACCGCGGTTCAGCAGCCAGTGGGCCAGACGATGGGTCTGCAGCGCATGGAAACCTTTGAAATAAAGCACCGCCTCCATGAAGCGCAGGCAGGCGGGATCGCGGTCGTAGATGGCCTGGATGTCGACGCGAAGAATGGAGCTCCACTCCGGCCAGTCGAGCAGCATTTCCTCGAAGGTCTGACGCAGCAGGTTCGCCTGCATATCTGGATGGTCGAGACGTTCGCAGATGCGGTGGATGACGCATTCCTCAAGCGAATGGTAATTGATGACCGTCGAGTAGAGAAAGGCGGCAAGAACCGGGTCTTTTTCGGCCGCGATCCGAGCTTCCTCGCGCAGGCTGTCCCAGATGGGATCCATCACCTTCAGCGGATGGCCTGTCTCAAAAGCACGAATATCTGTCTTGGCGACCATCGCCGCTCTCCTCGTTGCCAGCCGGAATGCCGTTTTCGGAATGCCCATATATAGTGGAAAACGCCCATAACATAAATGGGTGCCGTCACCATGGTTTTTTAGCATGGTTTTTCGGCATCACGATGATGTCACCCCTCAGCGACCCTTGCGTAGAAGGCCAGCACCGCCTGCTTGAAAACCTTGTCGCCGACGGCGAGCATGTGATCGCGGCCGGGAATATCGAGCGCCTCGGCCTGGGGCATCAGGGCAGCCAACTCCTGTGGAGAGCCGGCAATATCGTCCTTGGTGCCGACACCGATCAGGGTTGGCATGTCGAGCTTGCCCATATCGGAGCGAGCGACAAGGTCGCGCGAGCCGCGTATGCAGGCGGCGAGCGCAGTACGGTCGCTCTTCGTCTGCTCGGCGAAAGCGCGGAACATGCGGCCGCGGTCATGCGTCACGACCTCCAGCGACGGAGCCAGCAACGCATCGGCGATCGGGTCCCAGTCGCCGACCCCATCGGTCATGCCGATGCCGAGACCGCCGAGCACCAGCGAGCGGATGCGATGGGGATTGGCGAGTGCCGCAAAGACGGAGATGCGCGCGCCCATCGAATAGCCCATGAGATTGGCCTCGGGAATACCGAGATGGTCAAGCAAGGCGATCGCATCGCCGGCCATGACCCAGGGGCGATAGGCTTCGGCGTCGTGCGGCTTGTCGCTTGCGCCATGGCCGCGATTGTCGATGGCGACGACCCGGTAGCCGGCATCGCCCAACGTCTTCAGCCAGCCCGGATGCACCCAGTTGACGTTGGCCGTCGAGGCAAAGCCATGGATCAGCAAGACAGGCGAGCCGGAAGGATCGCCCTCGTCGAAAAAAGCGATGTTCAATCCGTCATGGGTGAAGCTTGAAAATGCAGGTATATTCAGGTTCATCGGGCCTTCCTTCTGGCGCGACCATAGTCGAGCCGCCTCTCGGCGGGAAGCCAGAATGTGGGTAAAAACTGTGCCCGGCGCAGCGCTTTGGCTCTACACATTTGCGGCGAAGGCTTATAAGGTTCGCGCACTTTCAAAGCATTCGGAGAGCGACATGGCCGGCCACAACATTCCCCACTTCCAGAACGACGGCGGTCACCGCGTCATCGAAGTCGGCGTCAAGGAATTCATGTGCACCGGCGCTTCGGTTCCTTTCGACCACCCGCATATCTTCATCGACATGGGCGACGACAATGAAAAGGTCTGTTCCTATTGCTCGACGCTTTACCGTTATAATTCTTCTCTCAAACCGAGCCAGACCAATCCGGCCGGCTGCGTTTTCCACGTGAAGGCGGCGTAACCGTCCAGAATTCGGATCGGACTGATAATGCCGGTCGAACATGCCGCCATCATCGGCGCCGGCATTGCCGGGCTGACCGCTGCGCTTGCGCTTTCGCGGCGGGGCATCAGCTCGGAGATTTTCGAGCAGGCGGATGAGCTTGTCGAAGTCGGCGCCGGCTTGCAGGTTTCGCCGAACGCCTCCCGCATCCTGGCAGAACTCGGTGTCCTCGAGGGACTTTCAAAAGTCTGGCTCGAACCGGAGACGATCCGGCTGATGTCAGGCGCTTCGCTGCGCCAACTTGCGGCTGTACCGGCCGGCAAATTCGCGCGGCAGCGCTGGGGGGCACCCTATGGCGTGCTGCACCGCGCCACATTGCAGAATGCGCTCCTCACCGCGGTCGAGGCCGATCCGCTCTGCCGGCTTCATCTTGGTGTGCGAATGGATTCGAATTCGCCGCCCGTCGAGCGGGCCGCCGATGTCGTCATCGGCGCGGACGGCGTCTGGTCGAAGCTCCGGCAATCCGTACCCGGCAGCCCCTTGCCGCGTTTTTCCGGCAACATCGCCTACCGCTTCACTCTTGCCGAAGGCGAGGCGCCGGGCTTTCTCGACCGGACAAGCGTTTCGGCTTTCCTTGGCGGATCGGCGCATCTCGTCTGCTATCCGCTGAAGGAGACGGGCAGCATCAACATGGTGGCGATCACCGCGGGCAATACCGCGCCGCAGGCCTGGCGAAACGAGCCGACGGCAGAGCAGTGCGCGCGGCTCCGGGCGCAGCTTTCCGGCTGGAACACCGCGATCGTGTCGCTGCTCGATAAACAGCCGAAGCTGACGTTCTGGCCGCTCTTCGAAACCACATCGGGCGCGTGGCAGGACGGCCGAAGGACGGTTCTGATCGGCGACGCCGCGCATGCGATGATGCCCTTTGCCGCTCAGGGAGCGGCCATGGCGATCGAAGACGCCTACGAACTTGCCACTTTTCTTTCGAACCGCCCGGCGGCGGAGGCACTGGGCCTCTTTGAGAGGCATCGTATGCCGCGCATTGCAAAGCTTCGCCAGCGCGGCGCCTTCAACAAATTTGCCTATCATGCGAAGGGGCCGATCCGGATCGGCCGCGACCTGGTGCTCGGCCTGAAGTCGCCGCAAAGCCTGGCGGCCGGTCTCGACTGGATCTATGGCTACCGGGCTCATAGCACGCTGTCTGGCGCCGCAAGCGGCCGCAGCGCCTAAAGCGCGCGTCGCGATCTTTCAGATCCGCTCCTTGCGCTTTAGGTGTCTGTTTTACGCCGCAACGGCTCAGACGGCGCTTGCCGCCGCAAAAGCCCGTTCGATATCGGCCTTGAGGTCGGCCACGTCTTCAAGGCCGATCTGTAGCCGGATGACGGGCCCCTCCTTCGGGGCCTTCGCGATCTTGCGGTCGTTCAGATTGGCGTGCAGAGCGAGGCTTTCAAAGCCGCCCCAGGAATAGCCGAGACCGAAAATCCTCAGCGCGTCGAGGAAGGCATGGGCCTTCGCCTTGAATTTCTCGGGGCTCTCAGCGGCAAGCACGAAGGAAAAGATACCGCTGGCGCCCTTGAAATCGCGCTTCCAGATAGTGTGAGAGGGAAAGCTCGGCAGCGCCGGATGCAGCACCCGGGCGACATCCTCCCTGCCCTCCAGCCATTCGGCGATATCAAGGGCGCTTTCATAATGGCGCTCGAGGCGCAGGCCCATGCTGCGCAATCCGCGCAGGATCTGATAGGCATCGTCGGGCGCGCCGCAGATGCCGAGGGCGCCGTTCGTCTCCTTGAGCCGCTCCCAGTGCTTGCCATTGGCCGATACCGTTCCGAGCAGGATATCGGAATGGCCGGACGGATATTTCGTCGCCGCGTGGATGGAGATATCGACGCCGTGATCGAGCGGCCTGAAATAGAGCGGCGTTGCCCAGGTATTGTCCATCATGACGACGGCGCCGAGACGATGCGCGACGGCCGCGATTGCCGGGATATCCTGCATTTCGAAGGTATTGGAGCCGGGAGCCTCGGTATGGACGATCCTGGTGTTCGGCCGGAACAGCGCCTCGATGCCGGCGCCGATCGCGGGATCATAATATTCCACCTCGACGCCGAGCCGCTTCAACATCGTATCGCAGAAATGGCGGGTCGGGCCATAAACCGAATCGACGACCAGCGCGTGATCGCCGGCGGCGCTGAACCCGAGGAACGGAATGGTGACCGCTGCCAGCCCCGAGGGAACGAGGATCGTGCCGGCCGAACCTTCGAGCGCGTCGATCGCTTCGCAGAGCGCGTCCGTCGTCGGCGTACCGCGCGTTCCATAGGTATATTTCTGCGAGCGCGTGTCCATCGTCGCCGCATTCGGAAACAGGACCGTCGAGGCATGCACGACCGGCGGATTGACGAAGCCGTGATAGTCGAAGGGGTCGTTGCCGATATGGGTCAGGCGGGTATTGATGCCGGCGGTCTGCAGCAAGCTGTCTTTGTCTTTCATGTCGGAAAAAGCCTTTGGCGGGGGCGCAAAATCAGACTTTTGGACCCCTCGACCGGCCTGGTCAACCCCTCGAAGAGGGGGACAGCAGTCGCTGGGTTTTTCTAAATTCGCGTTATTTTTCCGCAATAGGGCGCTCATTTCCTAGCCAACCGCCTTCGAATGTGGCGCAATCCGGCAAAATGCTGAATTTTGCCGCAATTATTGATCGCGACACTTGACCATGGTGACATTTGCGACTGTGATAGGGTACTCGCGCCGGGAGGGTGTCGAGACGATGGGGGTGGCAGAGTTTTCCGCCGGAACGCCCCACAAGAAAATATAATACAACGGAAAAGGTTGGGAAAAAAATGAAGAACAAGCTTCTGTCCGCCGCGATCGGCGCAGCAGTTTTCGCTCTTGGCGCCTCGGCTGCTTCGGCCACGACTCTCGGTGATGTAAAGGCAAAGGGTTTCATTCAGTGCGGCGTCAACACCGGCCTCGCCGGCTTCGCCGCGCCTGACGCTTCCGGCAACTGGGCGGGCTTCGACGTCGACTTCTGCAAGGCTGTCGCTTCGGCCGTGTTCGGCGACCCTACCAAGGTGAAGTTCACCCCGCTCAGCGCCGCCAATCGCTTCCCTGCCCTACAGTCGGGCGAAATCGACGTGCTCGCCCGCAATACGACCTGGTCGATCAACCGCGATACGGCACTCGGCCTGAACTTCCGTTTCGTCAACTATTATGACGGCCAGGGCTTCATGGTCCGCAAGAGCCTCAACGTGAAGTCGGCATTGGAACTCTCCGGCGCATCCGTGTGCGTCCAGTCGGGCACGACCACCGAGCTCAACCTCGCCGACTATTTCAAGGCGAACAACCTTCAGTACAATCCGGTCGTCTTCGAAAAGCTGGACGAGGTCAACGCCGCCTATGATGCCGGCCGTTGCGACGTCTACACCACCGACCAGTCCGGTCTCTATTCGCTGCGCCTGACGCTGAAGAATCCGGACGAACACGCGATCCTGCCGGAAATCATCTCCAAGGAACCGCTCGCCCCGGCCGTTCGTCAAGGT from Rhizobium sp. NLR16a includes:
- a CDS encoding RidA family protein; the encoded protein is MSNEIAARLSEMGITLPEAAAPAANYVPYVISGNLLYISGQLPLEGGKVAVSGHLGKTVDVASGQRGAELCAINILAQAKAALGGDLGRIRRVIKLNGFVASAPDFIEQHLVINGASNLIAGVLGEAGKHARAAVGMAALPLNAAVEIDAIMEIAE
- a CDS encoding glycerophosphodiester phosphodiesterase; translated protein: MTNADWIKDVPVAHRGYHDLNKLVWENTLSAFSRAVEAGFAIECDLHYASDGVPIIFHDEDLQRLCNLNGDVRERTSRELGLIAVGGTGDKVPTLRQLLDLVKGKVPLVLELKGREADDEGFAESVLEVLEGYEGKVALMSFDHWLLRDLKALDAPYPLGLTADGNTPEQFRTHAQAMEIGLDFISYYYGDLPNAFITGEREKGLPVITWTVRDEEACRRTFQNADQMTFEGFDPREAV
- a CDS encoding GNAT family N-acetyltransferase, yielding MTDELSIRVERSFTAISPESWSRLSGASKTCSTLAYNPFVSHAFLSSLEESGSAAAETGWLGHHLLLETDRGELIGALPGYLKSHSQGEYVFDHGWADAFERAGGRYYPKLQCSIPFTPATGPRLLVAEGLQRLPIQSAIAESLKEVVRRLGVSSAHITFVPDEEIGVFEMDGYLHRTDQQFHFINDGYANHDEFLETLASRKRKALRKERRAALENGISVDWLTGRDLTERIWDQFFKFYMDTGGRKWGRPYLTRKFYSLIGERMADDILLVMAKRDGRYIAGAINFIGGDTLYGRHWGCIEDHPFLHFEVCYHQAIDFALAKGLKRVEAGAQGEHKLARGYLPVTTHSAHYVAHAGLRRAIGDYLARERADVEHMSEVLAEHSPFRKGERQQED
- a CDS encoding HIT family protein, producing MTSAYDDNNIFAKILRGEIPSHRIYEDQHTLAFMDVMPQAPGHVLVVPKAPSRNILDADPATLVHAITVVQKVAQAVQEVFDADGVFIAQFNEPAAGQTVFHLHFHIIPRHEGVALKPHSGKMEDGAVLAANAEKIRAALA
- the clpA gene encoding ATP-dependent Clp protease ATP-binding subunit ClpA, whose amino-acid sequence is MPTFSPSLEKALHQALTFANERHHEYATLEHLLLALIDDADAAAVMGACNVDLDALRKTLVEYVDNELSNLITGYDEDSKPTSGFQRVIQRAVIHVQSSGREEVTGANVLVAIFAERESHAAYFLQEQEMTRYDAVNYISHGIGKRPGASETRTPRGAEEEAESKPTARGGEEEGGPKKQQDALKAYCVNLNEKAKGGKIDPLIGRHAEVNRTIQILCRRSKNNPLYVGDPGVGKTAIAEGLAKRIVEGKVPEALADATIFSLDMGTLLAGTRYRGDFEERLKQVVKELEEYPGAVLFIDEIHTVIGAGATSGGAMDASNLLKPALSSGAIRCIGSTTYKEYRQFFEKDRALVRRFQKIDVSEPSIDDAIEIMKGLKPYFEEYHHLRYSNDAIKSAVELSARYISDRKLPDKAIDVIDETGAAQMLLPPSKRRKLITEKEIEATVATMARIPPKTVSKDDEAVLANLEQELRSVVYGQDIAIEALSTSIKLARAGLREPNKPIGAYVFSGPTGVGKTEVAKQLAASLGVELLRFDMSEYMERHTVSRLLGAPPGYVGFDQGGLLTDGVDQHPHCVVLLDEIEKAHPDIYNILLQVMDHGTLTDHNGKKIDFRNVILIMTTNAGASEMAKAAIGFGSSKRTGEDEEALTRLFTPEFRNRLDAIIPFAALPTAVIHKVVQKFIMQLEAQLSERNVTFDLHEDAIAWLAEKGYDEKMGARPLARVIQDTIKKPLANEILFGKLKKGGVVNVTVGPKEDGKPGILLEAIPDTAPIKPKPEAEVVHPEADDEDDGELKTKTARKTRAKTVPQAEPEVRDAPKKGSTVPKVPRKK
- the clpS gene encoding ATP-dependent Clp protease adapter ClpS, which produces MIAKPIRMQNDSERNGDNGNRGTSVITRTKPKTKKPNLYRVLLLNDDYTPMEFVIHILERFFQKDRESATRIMLHVHNHGVGECGIFTYEVAETKVSQVMDFARQHQHPLQCVMEKK
- a CDS encoding phasin family protein, with the translated sequence MFNFDDANRKSKEAVDTALRTYSDTAKGFQAIAAEAAEYSKKSFQDAVTHFETLAGAKSFEAVFELQTSYVKSAYESFVSETTKLGEMYADLAKSAYKPYEAPIAAAVVKTTKSAQPAAPAAA
- a CDS encoding DUF3126 family protein, whose translation is MKPEEIKKLDAYFKRTLNPQIVVKARPRKNDSAEVYLGEEFLGVVYVDDEDGDRSYNFSMAILDVDL
- the cysE gene encoding serine O-acetyltransferase, whose translation is MVAKTDIRAFETGHPLKVMDPIWDSLREEARIAAEKDPVLAAFLYSTVINYHSLEECVIHRICERLDHPDMQANLLRQTFEEMLLDWPEWSSILRVDIQAIYDRDPACLRFMEAVLYFKGFHALQTHRLAHWLLNRGRRDFALYLQSRSSSVFQTDINPAARIGKGIFLDHATGLVVGETAVIGDNVSILHGVTLGGTGKEGADRHPKIGSGVMIGAGAKILGNIEIGYCSRVAAGSVVLKAVPPKKTVAGVPAKVVGEAGCSEPSRNMDQVIGADI